The following proteins are co-located in the Lepisosteus oculatus isolate fLepOcu1 chromosome 9, fLepOcu1.hap2, whole genome shotgun sequence genome:
- the btbd17a gene encoding BTB/POZ domain-containing protein 17 isoform X2, translating to MAFVLHGGILSQIYLGVLFTAFCFQTMTVQGALKPEGASESSGTVINHSMILVQRLEALLAQGNGSDVSLRVQTVHSDEVKVFQAHSLVLSLQSEVFEGLLEHRNSSTLTLREPADCAAVFEKFIRYMYCGEIAVQLEQAIPLHKLASKYTVLALQHGLSQYMTLHLASDSPHGHVVNWYHYAMQIGDVALRDSCLQFLSWNLSSVFQSGEWGSVSADLLLSLLQRSDLILQSELELFEALEAWIGQNQPGGLTIENALRAVRYAMIPPQQLFRLQKQSPLLLKYHQSIQDLLYMAFQFHSASPLQLAKYFDVNCSLFTPRNYLSAAWGSPWVINNPTRDDRSMSFQTQLGPSGHDANKKVTWNALFSPRWLPVSLRPVYTEHGAIQAARPDNGHPRIIVTPATSSADFAGVSFQKTVVVAVRQQGKVLVRHVYNFHQSTEETGDFLAEADLQHRGSDYLIDSSLYLHIVVKPIYHSLIKAKK from the exons ATGGCTTTTGTGCTTCATGGAGGgattttatcccagatctactTGGGGGTCCTCTTTACTGCTTTCTGCTTCCAAACTATGACAGTCCAAGGAG CCCTCAAACCTGAAGGCGCTTCAGAGAGCAGCGGGACAGTGATCAATCACTCCATGATCCTGGTCCAGAGACTAGAGGCACTGCTGGCTCAGGGCAATGGCAGCGACGTATCCCTCCGGGTCCAGACAGTTCACTCGGACGAGGTGAAAGTGTTCCAGGCCCACTCGCTGGTGCTGTCCCTGCAGAGCGAAGTCTTCGAGGGGCTGCTGGAGCACCGCAACTCCTCCACGCTGACCCTGCGGGAGCCGGCCGACTGCGCGGCTGTCTTTGAGAAGTTCATCAG GTATATGTACTGTGGGGAGATTGCTGTACAGCTGGAGCAAGCGATCCCTCTGCACAAACTGGCCAGTAAGTATACGGTATTGGCCCTGCAGCATGGTCTCAGCCAGTACATGACCCTGCACCTGGCCAGTGACTCCCCTCATGGGCATGTAGTCAACTGGTACCACTATGCCATGCAGATTGGAGATGTGGCTCTGAGGGACAGCTGCCTGCAATTCCTGTCCTGGAACCTGTCCTCTGTCTTCCAGAGTGGGGAGTGGGGCTCGGTGAGCGCTGACCTGCTCTTGTCTCTGCTGCAGCGCTCGGATCTCATCCTGCAGAGCGAGCTCGAGCTGTTCGAGGCTCTGGAGGCCTGGATTGGGCAAAACCAGCCGGGGGGCTTGACCATTGAGAATGCCTTGAGGGCGGTGCGCTATGCCATGATACCCCCACAGCAGCTCTTTCGGCTGCAGAAACAGTCTCCGCTGCTGCTCAAATACCACCAGTCGATACAGGACCTCCTCTACATGGCCTTCCAGTTCCACTCGGCCTCCCCACTCCAGCTGGCCAAGTATTTCGATGTCAACTGCAGCCTCTTCACACCCCGTAACTACCTCTCTGCAGCCTGGGGATCCCCCTGGGTGATCAATAACCCCACCCGGGACGATCGCAGTATGAGCTTTCAGACCCAGCTGGGCCCCAGTGGCCATGACGCCAACAAGAAGGTGACGTGGAACGCGCTGTTCTCCCCAAGATGGCTTCCCGTCAGCCTGCGGCCGGTGTACACAGAGCACGGGGCGATCCAGGCGGCGCGCCCCGACAACGGCCACCCTCGCATCATCGTCACCCCAGCCACCTCCAGCGCAGACTTTGCTGGCGTCAGCTTCCAGAAGACGGTGGTCGTGGCTGTGCGGCAGCAGGGCAAGGTGCTGGTGCGACACGTCTACAACTTCCACCAGAGCACCGAAGAGACTGGGGACTTCCTGGCCGAGGCTGACTTGCAGCACAGGGGCTCCGATTACCTCATCGACAGCTCGCTGTACCTGCACATTGTGGTGAAGCCCATCTATCACAGCCTCATCAAAGCCAAGAAGTGA
- the btbd17a gene encoding BTB/POZ domain-containing protein 17 isoform X1, producing the protein MAFVLHGGILSQIYLGVLFTAFCFQTMTVQGAALKPEGASESSGTVINHSMILVQRLEALLAQGNGSDVSLRVQTVHSDEVKVFQAHSLVLSLQSEVFEGLLEHRNSSTLTLREPADCAAVFEKFIRYMYCGEIAVQLEQAIPLHKLASKYTVLALQHGLSQYMTLHLASDSPHGHVVNWYHYAMQIGDVALRDSCLQFLSWNLSSVFQSGEWGSVSADLLLSLLQRSDLILQSELELFEALEAWIGQNQPGGLTIENALRAVRYAMIPPQQLFRLQKQSPLLLKYHQSIQDLLYMAFQFHSASPLQLAKYFDVNCSLFTPRNYLSAAWGSPWVINNPTRDDRSMSFQTQLGPSGHDANKKVTWNALFSPRWLPVSLRPVYTEHGAIQAARPDNGHPRIIVTPATSSADFAGVSFQKTVVVAVRQQGKVLVRHVYNFHQSTEETGDFLAEADLQHRGSDYLIDSSLYLHIVVKPIYHSLIKAKK; encoded by the exons ATGGCTTTTGTGCTTCATGGAGGgattttatcccagatctactTGGGGGTCCTCTTTACTGCTTTCTGCTTCCAAACTATGACAGTCCAAGGAG CAGCCCTCAAACCTGAAGGCGCTTCAGAGAGCAGCGGGACAGTGATCAATCACTCCATGATCCTGGTCCAGAGACTAGAGGCACTGCTGGCTCAGGGCAATGGCAGCGACGTATCCCTCCGGGTCCAGACAGTTCACTCGGACGAGGTGAAAGTGTTCCAGGCCCACTCGCTGGTGCTGTCCCTGCAGAGCGAAGTCTTCGAGGGGCTGCTGGAGCACCGCAACTCCTCCACGCTGACCCTGCGGGAGCCGGCCGACTGCGCGGCTGTCTTTGAGAAGTTCATCAG GTATATGTACTGTGGGGAGATTGCTGTACAGCTGGAGCAAGCGATCCCTCTGCACAAACTGGCCAGTAAGTATACGGTATTGGCCCTGCAGCATGGTCTCAGCCAGTACATGACCCTGCACCTGGCCAGTGACTCCCCTCATGGGCATGTAGTCAACTGGTACCACTATGCCATGCAGATTGGAGATGTGGCTCTGAGGGACAGCTGCCTGCAATTCCTGTCCTGGAACCTGTCCTCTGTCTTCCAGAGTGGGGAGTGGGGCTCGGTGAGCGCTGACCTGCTCTTGTCTCTGCTGCAGCGCTCGGATCTCATCCTGCAGAGCGAGCTCGAGCTGTTCGAGGCTCTGGAGGCCTGGATTGGGCAAAACCAGCCGGGGGGCTTGACCATTGAGAATGCCTTGAGGGCGGTGCGCTATGCCATGATACCCCCACAGCAGCTCTTTCGGCTGCAGAAACAGTCTCCGCTGCTGCTCAAATACCACCAGTCGATACAGGACCTCCTCTACATGGCCTTCCAGTTCCACTCGGCCTCCCCACTCCAGCTGGCCAAGTATTTCGATGTCAACTGCAGCCTCTTCACACCCCGTAACTACCTCTCTGCAGCCTGGGGATCCCCCTGGGTGATCAATAACCCCACCCGGGACGATCGCAGTATGAGCTTTCAGACCCAGCTGGGCCCCAGTGGCCATGACGCCAACAAGAAGGTGACGTGGAACGCGCTGTTCTCCCCAAGATGGCTTCCCGTCAGCCTGCGGCCGGTGTACACAGAGCACGGGGCGATCCAGGCGGCGCGCCCCGACAACGGCCACCCTCGCATCATCGTCACCCCAGCCACCTCCAGCGCAGACTTTGCTGGCGTCAGCTTCCAGAAGACGGTGGTCGTGGCTGTGCGGCAGCAGGGCAAGGTGCTGGTGCGACACGTCTACAACTTCCACCAGAGCACCGAAGAGACTGGGGACTTCCTGGCCGAGGCTGACTTGCAGCACAGGGGCTCCGATTACCTCATCGACAGCTCGCTGTACCTGCACATTGTGGTGAAGCCCATCTATCACAGCCTCATCAAAGCCAAGAAGTGA